In Miscanthus floridulus cultivar M001 chromosome 5, ASM1932011v1, whole genome shotgun sequence, one genomic interval encodes:
- the LOC136450549 gene encoding vacuole membrane protein KMS1-like isoform X1, producing the protein MGRRKMSAAAPPSRSWSNVGGSVIPELRAKHKMDLENLTLTKQPLRTLHFFLLAMLQYLKRLATYILSKGGFFFLLIVLLVAPGILLVVSDGQNKKHVQEFLSYAKFVLWWASLGVASSIGLGSGLHTFVLYLGPHIALFTIKAVQCGRIDLKMAPYDTIQLKVGPSWLDKKCSEFGPPMYPASAHSVRIPVFDLLPQIQLEAVLWGIGTALGELPPYFISRAARLSGSESKAVKELDAATSKEDGPVASTLNRTKRWLLSHSQHLSFFSILILASVPNPLFDLAGIMCGQFGVPFWEFFFATLIGKAIIKTHIQTLFIVSLCNNQLLYLIEKELIWIFGHIPGFSATLPSVIAKLHAAKDKYLSPPAPVSMSSQMEEKQWNFSFTFVWNSIVWLVLLNFFIKIITSTAQDYLKKQQDMEMELISDSPLLDHSKTN; encoded by the exons ATGGGGCGCCGGAAGATGTCCGCGGCGGCACCGCCGTCTCGGAGCTGGTCCAACGTTGGCGGAAGCGTCATCCCCG AACTTCGAGCGAAACACAAAATGGACTTGGAGAATTTGACTCTGACAAAACAGCCACTCAGAACATTGCATTTTTTCCTGTTAGCCATGTTACAATACTTGAAACGATTAGCGACATATATCCTGAGTAAGGGTGGTTTCTTCTTTCTCCTAATTGTTTTGTTGGTAGCTCCTGGAATCTTACTCGTCGTTTCGGATGGCCAGAATAAGAAG CATGTGCAGGAATTCCTTAGTTATGCTAAATTTGTGTTGTGGTGGGCTTCATTAGGTGTGGCCTCGTCAATTGGACTAG GTTCTGGTTTGCATACATTTGTGCTGTATCTAGGTCCTCATATTGCTCTGTTCACTATTAAGGCTGTCCAATGTGGTCGAATTGATCTGAAAATGGCTCCATATGATACCATACAGCTAAAGGTTGGGCCATCATGGCTTGACAAGAAATGTTCAGAATTTGGACCGCCTATGTATCCAGCATCAGCTCATTCAGTTAGGATCCCAGTCTTCGACTTACTACCTCAGATACAGCTGGAAGCAGTTCTTTGGGGAATTGGGACTGCGCTTGGCGAGCTCCCCCCTTATTTTATATCACGAGCAG CTCGCTTATCAGGTAGCGAGTCAAAAGCTGTTAAGGAGCTTGATGCCGCTACTTCCAAAGAAGATGGGCCAGTAGCATCCACTCTTAATCGAACCAAGCGTTGGCTTCTCTCTCACTCTCAACATCTCAGTTTCTTCTCTATCTTGATACTTGCTTCG GTTCCGAATCCACTCTTTGATCTTGCTGGTATTATGTGTGGGCAATTTGGTGTGCCTTTCTGGGAGTTCTTTTTTGCTACTTTGATTGGGAAAGCCATCATCAAGACTCATATTCAG ACACTATTTATCGTGTCACTGTGCAACAATCAGCTCTTGTATCTTATTGAAAAGGAGTTAATCTGGATATTTGGTCACATTCCTGGGTTTTCTGCCACCCTTCCATCTGTGATTGCCAAACTCCATGCTGCCAAGGACAAGTATCTATCACCACCAGCCCCAGTCTCAATGTCCTCACAAATGGAG GAGAAACAGTGGAATTTCTCTTTTACATTTGTCTGGAACTCTATAGTGTGGCTTGTGCTTCTGAACTTCTTCATTAAGATAATCACGTCAACAGCACAGGATTATCTCAAAAAGCAACAGGATATGGAGATGGAACTTATTTCCGATTCCCCACTCCTGGACCATTCTAAAACTAACTAG
- the LOC136450549 gene encoding vacuole membrane protein KMS1-like isoform X2: MGRRKMSAAAPPSRSWSNVGGSVIPELRAKHKMDLENLTLTKQPLRTLHFFLLAMLQYLKRLATYILSKGGFFFLLIVLLVAPGILLVVSDGQNKKEFLSYAKFVLWWASLGVASSIGLGSGLHTFVLYLGPHIALFTIKAVQCGRIDLKMAPYDTIQLKVGPSWLDKKCSEFGPPMYPASAHSVRIPVFDLLPQIQLEAVLWGIGTALGELPPYFISRAARLSGSESKAVKELDAATSKEDGPVASTLNRTKRWLLSHSQHLSFFSILILASVPNPLFDLAGIMCGQFGVPFWEFFFATLIGKAIIKTHIQTLFIVSLCNNQLLYLIEKELIWIFGHIPGFSATLPSVIAKLHAAKDKYLSPPAPVSMSSQMEEKQWNFSFTFVWNSIVWLVLLNFFIKIITSTAQDYLKKQQDMEMELISDSPLLDHSKTN, encoded by the exons ATGGGGCGCCGGAAGATGTCCGCGGCGGCACCGCCGTCTCGGAGCTGGTCCAACGTTGGCGGAAGCGTCATCCCCG AACTTCGAGCGAAACACAAAATGGACTTGGAGAATTTGACTCTGACAAAACAGCCACTCAGAACATTGCATTTTTTCCTGTTAGCCATGTTACAATACTTGAAACGATTAGCGACATATATCCTGAGTAAGGGTGGTTTCTTCTTTCTCCTAATTGTTTTGTTGGTAGCTCCTGGAATCTTACTCGTCGTTTCGGATGGCCAGAATAAGAAG GAATTCCTTAGTTATGCTAAATTTGTGTTGTGGTGGGCTTCATTAGGTGTGGCCTCGTCAATTGGACTAG GTTCTGGTTTGCATACATTTGTGCTGTATCTAGGTCCTCATATTGCTCTGTTCACTATTAAGGCTGTCCAATGTGGTCGAATTGATCTGAAAATGGCTCCATATGATACCATACAGCTAAAGGTTGGGCCATCATGGCTTGACAAGAAATGTTCAGAATTTGGACCGCCTATGTATCCAGCATCAGCTCATTCAGTTAGGATCCCAGTCTTCGACTTACTACCTCAGATACAGCTGGAAGCAGTTCTTTGGGGAATTGGGACTGCGCTTGGCGAGCTCCCCCCTTATTTTATATCACGAGCAG CTCGCTTATCAGGTAGCGAGTCAAAAGCTGTTAAGGAGCTTGATGCCGCTACTTCCAAAGAAGATGGGCCAGTAGCATCCACTCTTAATCGAACCAAGCGTTGGCTTCTCTCTCACTCTCAACATCTCAGTTTCTTCTCTATCTTGATACTTGCTTCG GTTCCGAATCCACTCTTTGATCTTGCTGGTATTATGTGTGGGCAATTTGGTGTGCCTTTCTGGGAGTTCTTTTTTGCTACTTTGATTGGGAAAGCCATCATCAAGACTCATATTCAG ACACTATTTATCGTGTCACTGTGCAACAATCAGCTCTTGTATCTTATTGAAAAGGAGTTAATCTGGATATTTGGTCACATTCCTGGGTTTTCTGCCACCCTTCCATCTGTGATTGCCAAACTCCATGCTGCCAAGGACAAGTATCTATCACCACCAGCCCCAGTCTCAATGTCCTCACAAATGGAG GAGAAACAGTGGAATTTCTCTTTTACATTTGTCTGGAACTCTATAGTGTGGCTTGTGCTTCTGAACTTCTTCATTAAGATAATCACGTCAACAGCACAGGATTATCTCAAAAAGCAACAGGATATGGAGATGGAACTTATTTCCGATTCCCCACTCCTGGACCATTCTAAAACTAACTAG